tTTCCACGAATAAAGCATTTAGTGATAAATAAGTTTACAGAAGGagcaccgtgtgtgtgtgtgtgtgtgtgtgtgagagagatatAACACCTAATCTGCCTCTCGTGCACTTCTCTTTAGAAACGCAAATACACGCAAATAATTACACCTGTTGGGTATGCCTCACAGTCACcgtgaaaatgaaaggaaacgaGATGTGGCGATACCTCTCCTAGTACAAGCCTGCCTGGCACATTCTAGGGacttaaaaaaatgttccttCAATATAAAAGGGAAACAGCACCCAGGATTTGTGATATTGCAATATTAGGAAATACAATGCAAATGCTCTTTATCATCCTTGAAATGAAGGAACTTGTGCTGAATCACGTTTTGGGAGGCCCCGCCAACCTCAGGTGTCAGAATCCATACAGTTCTGTGGGACACGTGGAGCCGGAAGAAAGGCAGAGTTCACTAAAGAACGATTACAAGAAGAGTACAAACATGGGGAGCTCCTGGAAGAGCATTaaaatctctgtgtgtgtgtgtgtgtgtaaaataagcTTTTTTAAGAAAGCAAGAAACCAAGCAAAGCACAAGCGTGCACCTGCTCCCGCGGGGATCTCCACGTGGTTTCACAGCAGCTACGCGCCCAGGAGATGCTGCCGGGCTGCCCTTCTCTGACAGAGTCCCATTCTACGCTAGCACGTGGTGCTTTCTCCTGGACTGCCAGACCATGCGTCCGACACAGAAGTGAACTATCGACTTGAGGGGAAATGTGAGCCCCTTTGCCCTCTGCTAAAGCGCCTCACAATTAAGTACCTCCCCCCACAAAAGCTGCCCGCTGCAGGACAAACCATGCTGTCAGCCCAATACATCGGCCAGGGCGTGCCTTTGCCCTGGAGCCACACCTGGCTGGGATGGTAAGGGTCCAGGTTCCGTTTGGCTCCCCTCTCTCAAACAGGATGCTCTCCTCCTCACCTGTGAACTGGGATCCCTGACGCCTAGACGCTTCTGTGCCCCAAACGTACCTGTTTCTTCTACATCCTGCAGGCCACGCTTACTCCTGCTGCTCTGGCTGGAGTTGCTTTCTCCTGGAGCTGGTGGTGCAAGGATACCCTGCCAAGAGAGAAGCCCCACGTTACTGCAAGGACGTGTGGGCGGGGGGAGCATGGTGCGGGGGCTGCGGCCGCTGCAGACTCACTTTCAGGGCGGGGGTGGCCGCTGGAGCCTCCCGCAGGGCGGCCCTGGGGGCTGCGGCTCCCGCCTGGGGGGCGCCTGGCAGCCCCCGCAGTTCTGCCCGGAGGCTCCCCAGCTCCGCTTGCAGGGAGGCCACCCGGCAGAAAGACAGCACCGTGAGGCAGCAGGACAGCAGGGCCAGCAGCAGGGTCACGGCCAGCAGCTTTCCATCTTTGGAGAAGCGGACGGAGGGGCTTTCCTTCTGGGGGAGGATGGAGACTGTCTccttcagtttcatttcttctctggtCTTGAGGCAAGAAAGGCGTGACTGCTCCCCTGTGGAGTCATCCATTTCCCTCCTTGAACTTTGAAGGTTCGGGCCCTTAGAATAAGTGACCACAGAGAATGGATCATTTCCTGTTATCTGTGTTTGTTGATGTCCTACATCGACTACACGGCCCAGCCCGGCGCTCGCCCTCCGGAGAGTTCTCctgaattttcttctctctgcccgGCTGCATCTCTGCCCCTACTGTACGATAGGTCTTCCTGGCATTCGCCCTTCTATCCGATTGCTCAATCAGTCTTCCTCATTTCACTTTCAGTTTTTGTAAGAATTTTAATGGCATCTCAGAACACTCACGCACAAACGGGCCCCTTAAATCTACTGATTGGAACGAATTGGGGATTTGGATCAGCACACTGCAGAGAACTTTTAAGATGGGATGGGGTTTAAGAAGCTCCCTGTCAGGCATTAGGAGAGAACTGGGTCCTCTTGGGGCCACGTGGCTTTGCAGGGAAGGGGGAAATGAACACTCATAAGTTTCTGCTGGtgtgataaaaataatgaatgtgaaGGTCAGATAAGCTAAGTGCTTTAGCATTGACCTGTACTCAGCTGGAGAGTGATTTATTAAGTGTCTGAGGAGGACATAAAACTGTGTCCTCCAAGAAGGCACAGAAGTCCTCTGGGGAGTACTCTCCCCCATTATCATCTTGGCAACGTGATAAAAAGAATGTGCCTACATTCTGGAGACGTATTTGGATTcgatatgggggagggggggcggatTCTTTACCTGTTGGTGGATGCGTTTCGAAGGAAAACCCGCATCATCTTCTTCCTCCTGGGTCTGACTGCCAGGGAGGCAGCCACCCACAGGACGGCCAGTCCCGAGGAGCTGTCCCACCTCTGctgtccccacctccggagctgCAAGTTCCCCCGCTCCATCTGACACCGTTTGGGGGGAGAATCAGCCTTATCTCGGCTCCCGATGCCTGGGTCCCGTCATTAACTGCTCTCTCCCGAGAGCAGCTTGTGTGCTCGTCCACGAGGCGGACTCTGCCCCAGTCCAACGTGTGTAGGAGACGACCCGACTCGACTCGACCCAGAGAGACTTGAGTTCCAAATCTCTATTGTTGGACGTGGTGTGGCTGTAAGGACACCAAGCCCACCTGTGACTCGGTGTCCTCATCTGTTGGATGGGTGATAACTTGTCCATGAGAATTGTAAGGAGACTTCCAGGAGTGTAGAACAAGCCACCTTGAAGATGCTTCCgttttcattcatttccatttattccattcattcattaggTGGAATTTATTTCCTAAATTCATTTTACGAACGGAAGGTTTCATTTATTCAGtccatggaatatttttcactCTTACAAACACTGCTGCAATAGACTTCTTTGTACCTCTACCCTGGTAACAGCTGCAAGGGTCTCCCAGGCACACACCTGCTGGAGAAAAGGCACATGGTCACCTTGACCAGGTGTCTCTGAGCTCCCTCCCAGGACTGCCTGTCTTCTCCTTGTCTCACTAAGTGTGATGTCATCAGCCTTATTCACTTTTACCtattggggcttttttttttcctttgcgtCTGCAAGTtccaagacttttaaaaatgacttttaaaaacactttttgtttaaaaaatgtttcagtgatTCCCTTGTTCCCCCGATTAGCTGTTCTCAGGTAGAAGTCGCTGTCTATAAGTGGGTGTGCAAACTCTTCTCTGTAATGCAAGTCTTCTGTGACAGTCCTTGTTTCCAGATCAATCAGGATAAAACATACTAGataacatttcaattttttaaaaaaaggattagtTTGGGGATTACTTTCTGACTGCAAGTACCTGAAACTCTCTCAGAttatatagatatgtgtgtattCATAGGACCTAAATacatagcaaaagaaaagaattcaaggCAGTGCTAGAAACCAATTACTCTCTTTTTCATCCTGGACGCTTGCAGCCACCGCTGCTTTCTGTGAGTGGACATTCTTCCCCTTCTGACGGGCCACTCCTCTCTGTGTTCTGCTATAAAAGTTCTGCAGAGAAAGGGAATAATTTGCTTTAGGGAATTACCTTTGTCATCAGCAGCTCTAAAGCTGCTGAGCAGTCTGCCTGCAGCCCTTGGAACAGGAGCCGGTCTTGGATGATCGGTGGGCACCCCCAGCAGAGGAGGGCTAGTGCAGGCCCTGCCCGGACATGGCCAGGTGATGTCCTCCACAATGCAGTTTCTCAGAAGACCCGCAGAAGACGAAGTGGCATTTATGTGCTCTCGAATTTTGTATTAGAGGAACAAAAGGAAGTTATTACTCCATCAACCAAGGATCTGTTTCCTGCAGAGGAAAGGGTGTGACAATAATTTAACCGAAACTCTGCTCAACAAATAGCATGTCCACAGTCATTGACTAGCTCACCACATTCACGCTGATTCCGGGCTGGACCTGAGCCAGAGTTCTCTGCCGTGATTCAGCTCCTGTTCACCCACTTCTGCTTCTCAACTGGAGTGTAAAACACTGTCCTGCAACAGAGCTGAAACACACTGAATAACAAGTGAGTCCCACATTCCTGGTCCCATCCACTCAGGAAAGAGCAGACAGGAACAGGGGAGAGTGTATCTGAAAAGAATGGAAGTGAGGAGTTTATCTGACAGACTGAACTGCTGCACAAAACAAACATCTACTCTTCGACTGCTTGCTTCTTATATTGACAACCTTAAAGATATCCAGAAAGCTTAATTCTAAACTTCTGGcttaacaaccctatgaggaaTTAGCTTTGGGAAATCTCTCCTTTACCCatttctttgaggaaaaaaagtgTCTTTCATAAGGATTTAGATAAGCATGGAGAAAACAGCTCTTCTAGAAATACAGATGTATCTAAAAATAGATCTAGGTAAAACTGGCTTCCTCAAGTGCTCAGAATATGGAAAATAGTCTGATGCAAACAATTACTACATTTCAGAAAAAATCATGTTGTCTTCTCGTGGAAATATATACACGCAGTCAGTTGCAACTGTAGTTACAGTGGAACTTGATTTGAAAGGCCAAGTGCATCACTCTGTGTAACTGAACCAGGAAGTGACGGTATGTTTTTAAACACAGACAACTCTGGTCATTCcttacataaaaaataatgtcAGTGACAGTAAAGCTGATTTCTACTTCTTCATAGCGATCTTCAAAAGACCAGTGTATGTGTATTTACTGGAGCTTCATCCTTGTCacttttggaaaaaaatccaCGTTTGTAAGAATTCACTTTCACTTGTGAATTGTCCTCAATTTTTAGTGTAACTGCTTTCAGATTTAATTCTCTTAAGTGTTTATTTAAGTGtgtgtttttaagaaatttctgTTTGCTATAATACTATTTTCAACTAGAGTGCAATTTAGTTTGTTATTCTTTACCTTATAATACTTACAAGAATAATAGTTTCATTAGTATTAAGATGAATATGTCAGTCAATGTAATCATCTATTTCATATGCaatcaattaatttttctattctaTATGCATGACACAGGCAATACACATTGATACACAGGGACACTCAAATAATACCTGGTCAGGTTTGACCATCTCAAAAATGTTGGAAGAAATGATGAGTTCTATCCATGCGGGAAATATTACTTATGaaattctctctgtctttaaaaattaataaagcagAGTTTGCAAACATCTTTAAtgatttatttgacatttttcttattaaatgtgAGAAGTAAAATAATGGGGGTTAGGTGTACAGCCTCTGAAGTCAGACATATCCGGGTGCCCAATTTTGTTTTACCATCCTCCCAGGCTCCTTCTTGCCCCAAATCTAGAAACCGATTTTGTTTAGACAGCCATCTGGGTGGGATGCTAACTGCACTCTCCGATCCTAATCATTGCAGTGCAGTCCTGGTGACTCCATCCACCTCAGCACTGCTTGCCTCAAGTGAATGGATAAGAGAGGTTTCCAACAATTAGACGGGAGGGGTGGCCTCTTGCGGGGCTCGTGAGAAAGAGTTCATCATCTTTAAAGAGAAACGcaagaaaaagacaaccttctTCACTGTCGCATGTCTACATATGACAACATCGAGCCGTGCTGGCCGTCCATCAACTGCTGTGCTGCCCAGGCCAACAGGTGGAGGCAGGAAGAACCCTGCGCCTCTAAGTGCACTGTGGCTGCTGAATTCTTCAACTCTTCGTGTTCCCTGTTTGGGGACTTTTTACACTGagtaatactttttctttattctttaagcCAATTCAAGACATTAGATGTTAATAGACCCTAAAACATCCTATCTAATTCTGCTAGCCTGAGAATACTTACATTCTTACAACCAAAGAACTTTGTACAGAACCGTTTCAAATGTTCTTTCAGAATTTTCccaaatgtcttcattttaaaaactacagtgtaaagagaaaagtttattttacatttcatctaGCATTTATTGCTAGAAAAACTAGTTCATTCATTAAGGAGAGTCTTATTCCCATTTCTACATAAAGTTACTTTTTGATAACTTCAGTTGTTTAGTAGAGTTAGGAAACTTAAGAAAACGACATCTTTAAAAGTGCTATTCTGTGGAGATAGATGTACTGTAGGAATCTGTCTTTTCTATGTGGACCCGGAATAAATCCAGTCCCTTCTTTCAGAAAGGGAAAATACGAAAACAGAATTGTGAGTCACCATGTAAGTGGGGAATCACCTCgaattaaagaaaaaccaaaggaaGCCCAGGgtattttgagaaaaatgcaGCCTGAATCCAACCTTCTTCTCCTTCCTACAGGCTCCGAGTTATCCATCTTTCTTGGGCCAAACTACAGAGGAACCCAGAAGCAGCTGGATGTTAGTGAGACCTTGGGCTCTAACCAGCCTTACACAGAGAAAAATGATGTGAGGCTTCTTCCCCTAAAGCAAGGCTTGGTAGTATCGGATCTGGGACCGGGATCTCAGTGGATCTTAGAATAAACGGCAGAGCAGAAATCTGTGGGCCCAGACAGTGGGGGCTGATGTGTGCCAGGTGTCCTTGACCTTGAGAGGACACAGAGGAACCAGGTGAGAGGAGGCAGCCCTCCCGTCCCTGGGGCTGGGAGAACGTAGAGggtgagaggaaatgaaagccTTTCAATGTCAATGCCTCATCAGCAGACTGCAGGCTTCCGTGCCTGCACCAGGCCAGCTTATCCGGATGGAGAGGACTTGATTCCCACAAGCTGAGGCAGGTAAGAAAACTGATGAGATGCTTGGGAGAGGTGAACAggcacagaaggaaagagaacacAGGAATCctcctgcacacacacaaaacaaaggcGACGGGGACAActtgagatttaaaaattaatagaaaattcaACTGCAGGAAATTTTCTTAGAAACTAGAAATGATCCCCATAAATGTCCAATGAAACAGTTTG
This genomic window from Hippopotamus amphibius kiboko isolate mHipAmp2 chromosome 14, mHipAmp2.hap2, whole genome shotgun sequence contains:
- the TNFSF13B gene encoding tumor necrosis factor ligand superfamily member 13B isoform X2, with amino-acid sequence MDDSTGEQSRLSCLKTREEMKLKETVSILPQKESPSVRFSKDGKLLAVTLLLALLSCCLTVLSFCRVASLQAELGSLRAELRGLPGAPQAGAAAPRAALREAPAATPALKGILAPPAPGESNSSQSSRSKRGLQDVEETGAYTFVPWLLSFKRGRALEEKENKILVKETGYFFIYGQVLYTDKTFAMGHLIQRKKVHVFGDELSLVTLFRCIQNMPETLPNNSCYSAGIAKLEEGDELQLAIPREDAKISRDGDATFFGALKLL